One window of Gymnogyps californianus isolate 813 chromosome 10, ASM1813914v2, whole genome shotgun sequence genomic DNA carries:
- the LRRC31 gene encoding leucine-rich repeat-containing protein 31, with protein sequence MEKTDDIQSCQDKHEEDIPKSSPFDFVIKQFQGKRSSPGKRKEQPSAIKKFFRGFDFGKSEGKDKREIEETEVNNSEADDQSEKKDLSVEDGLSHLISEAESPFGEQRFNQFMQKLGKKPNSKNLDLNNCALSAADVTELASLLPFLPELEEISLSWNGCVGGTLKALTVHFHHVNLLKVLRLNNCRLTAEDVTSLGDAFEIVSQLEELDLSWNSNIGGKLSLLTKKLQKGCKLKLLKITDCNLTAKDGESLAEILNMIPNLEVLDLSINKYIGCSMKVIAQDLKNVPGLKELNLHMCGLKQDSLQGLDTALQHLAELRKLDISCNKEIGGGFKDSTVHLASLKNLEVLDLHQCGVTEEDMTVLSQVIPLLSSLQELNLSSNKNVGVSSDPLLGRLRFLPKLKSVAISNCGLGEESFSSLAEAALHLPELETLDLSWNKCVGGNLKLLLGALKLATEIQVLRLSSCNLVAEDLALLTLLTRDGHLARLRKLDLSYNNNISDEGWVVFCQGLAVFKELSELDVSLRPSSCRDCGMWFGELLAALSKLPALAELGMQRWALSESQRKRLESFNQDNKRNIRFDC encoded by the exons ATGGAAAAGACAG ATGACATTCAGAGCTGCCAGGATAAGCATGAAGAGGACATCCCAAAGAGTTCCCCATTTGACTTTGTTATAAAACAGTTCCAAGGGAAGAGGTCCTctcctggaaaaagaaaagagcagccTTCAGCCATCAAAAAATTCTTCAGGGGCTTTGACTTTGGGAAATCTGAAGGCAAGGACAAAAGGGAAattgaagaaacagaagtaaacAACTCTGAAGCTGATGATCAGAGTGAGAAGAAAGATCTCTCTGTAGAAG ATGGACTTTCACATCTCATTTCTGAAGCGGAGTCACCATTTGGTGAGCAGAGATTTAACCAGTTCATGCAGAAACTGGGAAAGAAACCCAACAGCAAGAATCTGGATCTAAATAATTGTGCATTAAGTGCAGCAGATGTAACAGAGCTGg cttctttACTGCCATTTCTCCCAGAGCTGGAAGAGATCAGCCTGTCCTGGAATGGTTGTGTTGGTGGGACTTTGAAAGCTCTCACTGTTCATTTTCATCATGTGAACCTGTTGAAAGTCCTTCGACTTAACAACTGCAGGCTGACAGCTGAGGATGTCACCTCCTTAG GAGATGCATTTGAAATTGTTTCTCAACTGGAAGAACTGGATTTATCATGGAACAGTAACATAGGTGGAAAACTATCACTCCTGACAAAAAAACTCCAGAAAGGATGCAAgttaaaacttctgaaaattacagACTGTAACCTGACGGCAAAGGATGGAGAATCCCTTG ctgaaatTCTAAATATGATCCCAAACCTCGAAGTATTAGATCTCTCTATCAACAAATACATCGGCTGCAGCATGAAGGTTATTGCTCAGGATCTGAAAAATGTGCCAGGCTTGAAAGAGTTAAACTTGCACATGTGTGGATTAAAGCAAGACAGCCTCCAGGGCTTAG acaCTGCTTTACAGCACCTTGCAGAGCTAAGAAAATTAGACATATCGTGTAACAAAGAGATTGGTGGTGGCTTTAAAGACTCAACAGTTCATTTGGCCAGCTTGAAAAATCTCGAAGTTCTTGATCTCCATCAGTGCGGTGTAACAGAAGAGGACATGACCGTTTTGT CCCAGGTGATACCTTTACTCTCCAGTCTTCAAGAGCTGAATTTATCCTCGAATAAAAATGTAGGAGTCTCATCTGATCCTCTTCTGGGCAGGCTCAGGTTTTTACCGAAGTTGAAATCTGTGGCCATCAGCAATTGTGGTTTAGGCGAAGAGTCGTTTTCATCACTAG CTGAGGCTGCCCTTCACCTTCCTGAACTGGAGACACTAGACCTTTCTTGGAATAAGTGCGTTGGTGGGAACCTAAAGCTGCTTTTGGGAGCACTAAAGCTTGCAACGGAGATTCAAGTGTTAAGACTGAGCAGCTGTAACTTGGTGGCTGAAGATTTGGCACTTCTAA CATTACTGACACGGGATGGCCATCTAGCCAGATTACGGAAGCTGGATTTGAGTTATAATAACAACATCTCTGACGAAGGGTGGGTCGTTTTCTGTCAAGGCTTAGCAGTATTCAAAGAACTCTCAGAGCTGGATGTCAGTCTTCGCCCATCGTCCTGCCGTGACTGTGGGATGTGGTTCGGCGAGTTGTTAGCAGCCCTGTCAAAGCTGCCTGCCTTGGCAGAGCTGGGCATGCAAAGATGGGCCCTTTCAGAATCGCAGCGAAAACGACTGGAAAGCTTTAATCAagacaacaaaagaaatattcgTTTTGACTGTTGA
- the LRRIQ4 gene encoding LOW QUALITY PROTEIN: leucine-rich repeat and IQ domain-containing protein 4 (The sequence of the model RefSeq protein was modified relative to this genomic sequence to represent the inferred CDS: inserted 1 base in 1 codon; deleted 1 base in 1 codon) has product MAESQRSQAASTGGTHCPKANSVVFEDDHVETAQEKPVNEVPENKALSPTCVTDGIFFTDLGNKQLQTILPEVLSLEYLQELHVEKNQIISIPRDISRLRHMKILYLDQSHIQDVCEELGELKCLLSLDLTNNPLSCSSLPVISKLQSLCQLRLYRTNLHEIPVQICEYLHNVELLGLSDPNLKCLPKEIVNLAKLKEIYLQKNRFESFSKELCHIANLEIIDLEQNLISLIPEEGGFLTNLVKLFLAFNNLSSIPPTLQHCQKLAVLDLSHNLLHKLPPMLKNLTEMRVLRLSANSLEKFPHQICRWPCLSPVYLRNTGLRAVPGSFTRLTSVRILDLSENXDDTPKGICTMKNLEVLALDDNQIQEIPVEVKELTNVKCLSLSENQFSIFPKEIFLLESLERLYLGQNKGIKFTILPEDISKLQNLKELHMENNCLDYLPTAIGLLTHLKILDCRNNLLKQLPDSVCQIQAEKQECSTPFLFFVLQLLAFVCSGLQNLLVQNNQLSQLPEDFDSLQQLELVLVGGNPVTDPLIEVCCQGTSAIWEYLQEKKEKKGKGKGKEKPVKGSKAKKWYLGSKVHRALFIYKKGKYEQR; this is encoded by the exons ATGGCTGAGTCTCAGCGGAGCCAGGCGGCCAGCACAGGGGGCACTCACTGCCCTAAAGCCAATTCTGTTGTTTTTGAGGATGACCATGTTGAGACTGCACAAGAAAAACCAGTGAACGAAGTGCCAGAGAACAAAGCTCTTTCTCCCACATGTGTCACAGACGGGATATTTTTTACTGATTTAGGCAATAAGCAACTGCAAACCATCTTGCCAGAGGTCTTGAGTCTAGAATATCTGCAAGAGCTGCACGTGGAAAAGAACCAGATTATAAGCATCCCCAGGGACATCAGTCGCCTGAGGCACATGAAGATCCTCTACTTGGATCAGAGTCACATACAGGACGTATGTGAAGAACTGGGGGAGCTGAAATGTCTTCTGAGCTTAGATTTAACTAACAATCCCCTCTCCTGTAGTTCACTGCCAGTTATCAGCAAGTTGCAGTCCCTTTGTCAGCTCCGGCTCTATAGAACAAACTTGCATGAAATCCCAGTGCAGATCTGTGAATACCTCCATAATGTTGAACTGCTTGGCCTTTCTGACCCTAATCTCAAGTGTCTGCCTAAAGAAATAGTGAACCTGGCAAAACTCAAGGAAATTTACCTCcagaaaaatagatttgaaagTTTTTCCAAGGAGCTTTGTCATATTgctaatttagaaataatagaTCTGGAACAAAATCTAATCAGTCTCATCCCAGAAGAGGGAGGCTTTTTGACAAACTTAGTTAAgctatttttagcttttaataaCTTATCCTCCATTCCTCCTACACTGCAACACTGCCAGAAGCTGGCTGTGCTGGATCTGTCTCACAATCTCCTGCACAAGCTTCCCCCCATG TTGAAGAATCTCACTGAAATGAGAGTACTCAGACTGTCTGCTAACAGCCTGGAGAAGTTCCCACACCAGATCTGCCGCTGGCCGTGCCTTTCCCCTGTTTATCTGAGGAACACCGGACTGCGCGCAGTACCCGGGTCCTTCACCAGATTAACCAGTGTCAGGATACTAGATCTGAGTGAAA CTGATGATACTCCTAAAGGAATATGCACTATGAAAAATCTGGAAGTATTGGCCCTGGATGACAATCAGATACAGGAG ATACCTGTGGAGGTGAAAGAACTGACAAATGTGAAATGCCTTAGCCTGTCTGAAAACCAATTCAGTatctttccaaaggaaatctTTCTCCTGGAGTCATTAGAGAGATTATACctgggacaaaataaaggaattaaattcACAATTCTGCCAGAAGATATCAGCAAATTGCAG AATCTGAAGGAACTGCATATGGAGAATAATTGTCTGGATTACCTGCCCACAGCCATCGGCTTATTGACCCACTTGAAAATACTTGACTGTCGCAACAATCTCCTTAAACAGCTCCCAGACTCTGTATGCCAGATACAAGCTGAAAA GCAGGAATGCTCCACACCATTCCTGTTctttgtgctgcagctgcttgcttttgTGTGTTCAGGTTTGCAAAACCTGCTCGTTCAGAACAATCAACTGTCCCAGCTGCCTGAGGATTTTGACAGTcttcagcagctggagctggtcCTTGTGGGTGGGAACCCTGTGACAGACCCTCTGATTGAAGTGTGCTGTCAGGGGACATCTGCCATCTGGGAatacttacaggaaaaaaag gaaaagaaagggaaaggaaagggaaaagagaagccTGTAAAAGGATCAAAAGCCAAAAAGTGGTATTTGGGCAGTAAAGTGCACAGAGCTCTTTTCATTTACAAGAAGGGCAAATATGAGCAGAGATAA